From Procambarus clarkii isolate CNS0578487 chromosome 65, FALCON_Pclarkii_2.0, whole genome shotgun sequence, one genomic window encodes:
- the LOC123771075 gene encoding serine/arginine repetitive matrix protein 2 isoform X4: MEVEARVSVQAMRGRFEQLHEDTPLANSSAQINTSPVRARTASVQDTHKSSDGTKPQKKLLHPTKVGEQDHTPLTTGVNNGSTKELNNESFLSEIISPLRPSSKTIKALSHRKHSIDSQAERRNHSEIRTHRSILNKSADDKLDTCGTQVKPSVVRRIPVFKSVDTGLNSQEKKLSKEKDRDEDEEEPVTECHEKRGRFFGHIRSRSHGSFIIKRDSSVEKKGDSNIKQKDSTGILNKDWLIQKRKPKSNDSLFNNQDSKSNSTFEGKQKIVANVVRNMKNKEKPKVFRKLSFSSKTEKEIKNKKEKSITPRSKDKKIGRLSSPDKADNLQLQTETNAKDIKIDGEPKLLVDSKRRSNAQKTSPLSGAAVATVSIAKAVADVALTKSGAATSTIVDSGSSHSSGDTLVIPPARPPRRRSSGAGLTPHKKGKAPSPPSLSSPSPISPNQIVSDKSPTKSCTIDEILQSSDISSTEIPIEFRLTPDINGHRYTESPDLSKSSESLLSSQSLEKTRENSPIMINQDSSPSLSKRSAIAHSPIPGPLSNQKYNKEWGSTELKCELQSVQLETNKEIDISTEDHRPHRKGRITSKSTECLREKVNSDEMLETSENTKPECIPVGPPPRKPPRTFAYDIYRNGKTSNGEEVQGEKESGEINENSQAETPPPQPIYAVPLKKKKNNKNFTPKPPIRSKSDLTDHDISKPSIAPKPAHIITKAKRASVVDPLSSTEKDEEAAITSEFQKQAHIRYSLRRPKKPPPAPPPCTDIEGNATNHCVNSPCIPDATRHVHINRRSSLNDQISHLGFKNAWDVNSNHKQMHDENSPPDSLKLRTSHFESLSSSQSISANDYEDIKSLIPAIRATSTCNLEANSTSFEADQPLSLGYCCVNTSSDIAHLYRKRSMSDETLYKGSRRGDEPIYATPIFTSTKGTSNHNHQRELHYMCSVLFTGEEEADAGRDGSGRRHRRNSTHGKEKIMGNDVADGNRARSGLISAWKRDFRQSCRQVQNKIKKTVIR, translated from the exons ATGGAGGTGGAAGCTCGGGTAAGTGTCCAAGCCATGAGGGGAAGATTTGAGCAGTTACATGAAGATACTCCACTAGCAAATTCTTCTGCCCAGATCAACACCTCTCCAGTTAGAGCAAGAACAGCATCAGTCCAGGACACACACAAATCTAGTGATGGAACAAAGCCTCAAAAGAAGTTGTTGCATCCCACTAAGGTAGGTGAACAGGACCATACACCCCTGACAACTGGTGTCAACAACGGCTCAACTAAAGAACTTAATAATGAATCATTTTTATCTGAAATTATATCGCCACTCCGTCCTAGTTCTAAGACTATCAAGGCATTATCTCACAGGAAACATTCTATTGATAGTCAAGCAGAAAGGAGAAACCACTCGGAAATACGAACTCACAGAAGCATACTGAATAAGAGTGCGGATGACAAGTTAGACACGTGTGGTACTCAAGTCAAGCCTAGTGTTGTCCGAAGAATACCCGTGTTCAAATCAGTTGACACGGGTCTTAATTCTCAGGAAAAGAAATTAAGTAAAGAAAAAGACAGAGACGAGGATGAGGAGGAGCCTGTCACTGAATGTCATGAGAAAAGAGGGAGATTTTTTGGGCATATCCGCTCCAGATCACATGGAAGTTTCATTATTAAAAGAGACTCTAGTGTTGAAAAGAAAGGCGACAGTAACATAAAGCAGAAGGACAGCACAGGTATATTAAATAAGGACTGGCTCATTCAAAAGAGAAAACCGAAAAGTAATGATAGTTTATTTAATAATCAAGATTCTAAAAGCAATTCAACATTTGAGGGCAAACAGAAAATTGTAGCTAATGTAGTGAGAaatatgaagaataaagaaaaacCAAAAGTGTTTAGAAAGCTAAgtttttcttcaaaaactgagAAAGAAATTAAAAATAAGAAGGAAAAATCCATAACGCCACGTTCAAAAGATAAGAAAATTGGCCGACTTTCTTCGCCAGATAAAGCTGACAacttacagctacaaactgagacAAATGCCAAAGACATTAAGATAGATGGTGAACCTAAATTACTGGTAGACAGTAAACGAAGGTCTAATGCACAGAAAACTTCACCTTTATCAGGAGCAGCAGTAGCCACAGTATCAATTGCAAAAGCTGTTGCAGACGTTGCACTGACAAAATCCGGAGCTGCAACTTCGACGATTGTTGACAGTGGTTCATCACATTCTAGCGGAGACACACTTGTAATTCCTCCTGCAAGACCTCCAAGACGTAGATCTTCTGGTGCTGGTTTGACACCACATAAAAAAGGAAAAGCTCCATCACCACCAAGCCTATCATCACCATCTCCAATTTCACCAAATCAAATTGTAAGCGATAAATCACCAACTAAAAGTTGCACTATTGATGAAATTTTGCAATCATCAGATATAAGCAGCACAGAAATTCCCATAGAGTTTAGATTGACTCCAGATATTAATGGGCATAGGTACACAGAGTCTCCTGATCTCAGTAAATCTTCTGAATCGCTTTTATCATCCCAATCTTTAGAGAAGACCAGAGAAAATTCCCCGATAATGATAAATCAAGATAGCTCACCTTCTTTAAGTAAAAGGTCTGCAATTGCCCATAGTCCTATTCCTGGACCTTTGAGTAACCAAAAATACAATAAAGAGTGGGGAAGCACAGAATTAAAGTGTGAGCTACAATCGGTGCAGTTAGAAACTAATAAAGAAATAGATATATCAACAGAAGACCATAGGCCACACAGAAAAGGTAGAATTACTTCAAAATCCACTGAATGTCTCAGAGAAAAAGTCAATAGTGATGAAATGTTGGAAACTTCTGAAAATACAAAGCCAGAATGTATACCAGTTGGGCCACCCCCTAGGAAGCCGCCAAGAACTTTTGCTTATGACATATATCGAAATGGTAAAACTTCTAATGGTGAAGAAGTTCAGGGGGAGAAAGAGTCTGGTGAAATAAATGAAAATTCTCAAGCTGAAACACCTCCCCCACAACCCATCTATGCTGTTCcattgaagaagaaaaagaacaaTAAAAATTTTACTCCCAAGCCTCCCATCAGAAGTAAAAGTGATTTGACTGACCATGACATTTCTAAACCATCCATTGCTCCTAAGCCTGCCCATATTATCACTAAAGCCAAGAGAGCATCAGTGGTTGACCCTCTTTCTAGTACTGAGAAAGATGAGGAAGCAGCCATAACATCAGAATTTCAAAAGCAAGCACATATTCGCTATAGCCTCAGAAGACCAAagaaaccaccacctgctcctcctccatGCACAGACATAGAGGGAAATGCTACTAATCATTGTGTCAATAGCCCTTGCATCCCTGATGCCACAAGACATGTTCATATAAACCGTAGGTCTTCTTTGAATGACCAAATAAGTCATCTTGGCTTTAAAAATGCCTGGGATGTGAACAGCAACCATAAACAAATGCATGATGAGAATAGCCCTCCAGATTCACTCAAATTAAGAACATCACACTTCGAATCCCTCTCTTCAAGTCAAAGTATTTCTGCCAATGATTACGAGGATATAAAGTCCTTGATCCCAGCTATTAGAGCAACATCTACATGCAACTTAGAAGCAAACTCCACATCATTTGAAGCAGATCAACCACTCTCACTTGGTTACTGCTGTGTGAATACCTCATCTGACATTGCTCATCTCTACCGGAAACGCAGCATGAGTGATGAAACACTATATAAG GGATCAAGACGTGGAGATGAACCAATATATGCGACGCCCATATTCACTTCCACCAAGGGAACTTCTAATCATAACCACCAGAGAGAGCTGCATTACATG TGTTCCGTCCTTTTCActggggaggaggaggcagatgCAGGCCGGGATGGAAGCGGACGAAGACACAGGAGGAACAGTACACATGGCAAGGAGAAGATAATGGGGAATGATGTTGCTGATGGAAATAGAGCAAGATCTGGCTTGATTTCAGCGTGGAAGAGAGATTTTCGACAGAGTTGCCGTCAGGTTCAAAATAAAATCAAGAAAACGGTAATCAGATAG
- the LOC123771075 gene encoding muscle M-line assembly protein unc-89 isoform X3 yields MTHRPVSGGTCVGLLSSLSEATCSRVKDIIKITSKMEVEARVSVQAMRGRFEQLHEDTPLANSSAQINTSPVRARTASVQDTHKSSDGTKPQKKLLHPTKVGEQDHTPLTTGVNNGSTKELNNESFLSEIISPLRPSSKTIKALSHRKHSIDSQAERRNHSEIRTHRSILNKSADDKLDTCGTQVKPSVVRRIPVFKSVDTGLNSQEKKLSKEKDRDEDEEEPVTECHEKRGRFFGHIRSRSHGSFIIKRDSSVEKKGDSNIKQKDSTGILNKDWLIQKRKPKSNDSLFNNQDSKSNSTFEGKQKIVANVVRNMKNKEKPKVFRKLSFSSKTEKEIKNKKEKSITPRSKDKKIGRLSSPDKADNLQLQTETNAKDIKIDGEPKLLVDSKRRSNAQKTSPLSGAAVATVSIAKAVADVALTKSGAATSTIVDSGSSHSSGDTLVIPPARPPRRRSSGAGLTPHKKGKAPSPPSLSSPSPISPNQIVSDKSPTKSCTIDEILQSSDISSTEIPIEFRLTPDINGHRYTESPDLSKSSESLLSSQSLEKTRENSPIMINQDSSPSLSKRSAIAHSPIPGPLSNQKYNKEWGSTELKCELQSVQLETNKEIDISTEDHRPHRKGRITSKSTECLREKVNSDEMLETSENTKPECIPVGPPPRKPPRTFAYDIYRNGKTSNGEEVQGEKESGEINENSQAETPPPQPIYAVPLKKKKNNKNFTPKPPIRSKSDLTDHDISKPSIAPKPAHIITKAKRASVVDPLSSTEKDEEAAITSEFQKQAHIRYSLRRPKKPPPAPPPCTDIEGNATNHCVNSPCIPDATRHVHINRRSSLNDQISHLGFKNAWDVNSNHKQMHDENSPPDSLKLRTSHFESLSSSQSISANDYEDIKSLIPAIRATSTCNLEANSTSFEADQPLSLGYCCVNTSSDIAHLYRKRSMSDETLYKGSRRGDEPIYATPIFTSTKGTSNHNHQRELHYMEADAGRDGSGRRHRRNSTHGKEKIMGNDVADGNRARSGLISAWKRDFRQSCRQVQNKIKKTVIR; encoded by the exons ATATTATAAAGATCACTAGCAAGATGGAGGTGGAAGCTCGGGTAAGTGTCCAAGCCATGAGGGGAAGATTTGAGCAGTTACATGAAGATACTCCACTAGCAAATTCTTCTGCCCAGATCAACACCTCTCCAGTTAGAGCAAGAACAGCATCAGTCCAGGACACACACAAATCTAGTGATGGAACAAAGCCTCAAAAGAAGTTGTTGCATCCCACTAAGGTAGGTGAACAGGACCATACACCCCTGACAACTGGTGTCAACAACGGCTCAACTAAAGAACTTAATAATGAATCATTTTTATCTGAAATTATATCGCCACTCCGTCCTAGTTCTAAGACTATCAAGGCATTATCTCACAGGAAACATTCTATTGATAGTCAAGCAGAAAGGAGAAACCACTCGGAAATACGAACTCACAGAAGCATACTGAATAAGAGTGCGGATGACAAGTTAGACACGTGTGGTACTCAAGTCAAGCCTAGTGTTGTCCGAAGAATACCCGTGTTCAAATCAGTTGACACGGGTCTTAATTCTCAGGAAAAGAAATTAAGTAAAGAAAAAGACAGAGACGAGGATGAGGAGGAGCCTGTCACTGAATGTCATGAGAAAAGAGGGAGATTTTTTGGGCATATCCGCTCCAGATCACATGGAAGTTTCATTATTAAAAGAGACTCTAGTGTTGAAAAGAAAGGCGACAGTAACATAAAGCAGAAGGACAGCACAGGTATATTAAATAAGGACTGGCTCATTCAAAAGAGAAAACCGAAAAGTAATGATAGTTTATTTAATAATCAAGATTCTAAAAGCAATTCAACATTTGAGGGCAAACAGAAAATTGTAGCTAATGTAGTGAGAaatatgaagaataaagaaaaacCAAAAGTGTTTAGAAAGCTAAgtttttcttcaaaaactgagAAAGAAATTAAAAATAAGAAGGAAAAATCCATAACGCCACGTTCAAAAGATAAGAAAATTGGCCGACTTTCTTCGCCAGATAAAGCTGACAacttacagctacaaactgagacAAATGCCAAAGACATTAAGATAGATGGTGAACCTAAATTACTGGTAGACAGTAAACGAAGGTCTAATGCACAGAAAACTTCACCTTTATCAGGAGCAGCAGTAGCCACAGTATCAATTGCAAAAGCTGTTGCAGACGTTGCACTGACAAAATCCGGAGCTGCAACTTCGACGATTGTTGACAGTGGTTCATCACATTCTAGCGGAGACACACTTGTAATTCCTCCTGCAAGACCTCCAAGACGTAGATCTTCTGGTGCTGGTTTGACACCACATAAAAAAGGAAAAGCTCCATCACCACCAAGCCTATCATCACCATCTCCAATTTCACCAAATCAAATTGTAAGCGATAAATCACCAACTAAAAGTTGCACTATTGATGAAATTTTGCAATCATCAGATATAAGCAGCACAGAAATTCCCATAGAGTTTAGATTGACTCCAGATATTAATGGGCATAGGTACACAGAGTCTCCTGATCTCAGTAAATCTTCTGAATCGCTTTTATCATCCCAATCTTTAGAGAAGACCAGAGAAAATTCCCCGATAATGATAAATCAAGATAGCTCACCTTCTTTAAGTAAAAGGTCTGCAATTGCCCATAGTCCTATTCCTGGACCTTTGAGTAACCAAAAATACAATAAAGAGTGGGGAAGCACAGAATTAAAGTGTGAGCTACAATCGGTGCAGTTAGAAACTAATAAAGAAATAGATATATCAACAGAAGACCATAGGCCACACAGAAAAGGTAGAATTACTTCAAAATCCACTGAATGTCTCAGAGAAAAAGTCAATAGTGATGAAATGTTGGAAACTTCTGAAAATACAAAGCCAGAATGTATACCAGTTGGGCCACCCCCTAGGAAGCCGCCAAGAACTTTTGCTTATGACATATATCGAAATGGTAAAACTTCTAATGGTGAAGAAGTTCAGGGGGAGAAAGAGTCTGGTGAAATAAATGAAAATTCTCAAGCTGAAACACCTCCCCCACAACCCATCTATGCTGTTCcattgaagaagaaaaagaacaaTAAAAATTTTACTCCCAAGCCTCCCATCAGAAGTAAAAGTGATTTGACTGACCATGACATTTCTAAACCATCCATTGCTCCTAAGCCTGCCCATATTATCACTAAAGCCAAGAGAGCATCAGTGGTTGACCCTCTTTCTAGTACTGAGAAAGATGAGGAAGCAGCCATAACATCAGAATTTCAAAAGCAAGCACATATTCGCTATAGCCTCAGAAGACCAAagaaaccaccacctgctcctcctccatGCACAGACATAGAGGGAAATGCTACTAATCATTGTGTCAATAGCCCTTGCATCCCTGATGCCACAAGACATGTTCATATAAACCGTAGGTCTTCTTTGAATGACCAAATAAGTCATCTTGGCTTTAAAAATGCCTGGGATGTGAACAGCAACCATAAACAAATGCATGATGAGAATAGCCCTCCAGATTCACTCAAATTAAGAACATCACACTTCGAATCCCTCTCTTCAAGTCAAAGTATTTCTGCCAATGATTACGAGGATATAAAGTCCTTGATCCCAGCTATTAGAGCAACATCTACATGCAACTTAGAAGCAAACTCCACATCATTTGAAGCAGATCAACCACTCTCACTTGGTTACTGCTGTGTGAATACCTCATCTGACATTGCTCATCTCTACCGGAAACGCAGCATGAGTGATGAAACACTATATAAG GGATCAAGACGTGGAGATGAACCAATATATGCGACGCCCATATTCACTTCCACCAAGGGAACTTCTAATCATAACCACCAGAGAGAGCTGCATTACATG gaggcagatgCAGGCCGGGATGGAAGCGGACGAAGACACAGGAGGAACAGTACACATGGCAAGGAGAAGATAATGGGGAATGATGTTGCTGATGGAAATAGAGCAAGATCTGGCTTGATTTCAGCGTGGAAGAGAGATTTTCGACAGAGTTGCCGTCAGGTTCAAAATAAAATCAAGAAAACGGTAATCAGATAG
- the LOC123771075 gene encoding muscle M-line assembly protein unc-89 isoform X2 → MTHRPVSGGTCVGLLSSLSEATCSRVKDIIKITSKMEVEARVSVQAMRGRFEQLHEDTPLANSSAQINTSPVRARTASVQDTHKSSDGTKPQKKLLHPTKVGEQDHTPLTTGVNNGSTKELNNESFLSEIISPLRPSSKTIKALSHRKHSIDSQAERRNHSEIRTHRSILNKSADDKLDTCGTQVKPSVVRRIPVFKSVDTGLNSQEKKLSKEKDRDEDEEEPVTECHEKRGRFFGHIRSRSHGSFIIKRDSSVEKKGDSNIKQKDSTGILNKDWLIQKRKPKSNDSLFNNQDSKSNSTFEGKQKIVANVVRNMKNKEKPKVFRKLSFSSKTEKEIKNKKEKSITPRSKDKKIGRLSSPDKADNLQLQTETNAKDIKIDGEPKLLVDSKRRSNAQKTSPLSGAAVATVSIAKAVADVALTKSGAATSTIVDSGSSHSSGDTLVIPPARPPRRRSSGAGLTPHKKGKAPSPPSLSSPSPISPNQIVSDKSPTKSCTIDEILQSSDISSTEIPIEFRLTPDINGHRYTESPDLSKSSESLLSSQSLEKTRENSPIMINQDSSPSLSKRSAIAHSPIPGPLSNQKYNKEWGSTELKCELQSVQLETNKEIDISTEDHRPHRKGRITSKSTECLREKVNSDEMLETSENTKPECIPVGPPPRKPPRTFAYDIYRNGKTSNGEEVQGEKESGEINENSQAETPPPQPIYAVPLKKKKNNKNFTPKPPIRSKSDLTDHDISKPSIAPKPAHIITKAKRASVVDPLSSTEKDEEAAITSEFQKQAHIRYSLRRPKKPPPAPPPCTDIEGNATNHCVNSPCIPDATRHVHINRRSSLNDQISHLGFKNAWDVNSNHKQMHDENSPPDSLKLRTSHFESLSSSQSISANDYEDIKSLIPAIRATSTCNLEANSTSFEADQPLSLGYCCVNTSSDIAHLYRKRSMSDETLYKGSRRGDEPIYATPIFTSTKGTSNHNHQRELHYMEEADAGRDGSGRRHRRNSTHGKEKIMGNDVADGNRARSGLISAWKRDFRQSCRQVQNKIKKTVIR, encoded by the exons ATATTATAAAGATCACTAGCAAGATGGAGGTGGAAGCTCGGGTAAGTGTCCAAGCCATGAGGGGAAGATTTGAGCAGTTACATGAAGATACTCCACTAGCAAATTCTTCTGCCCAGATCAACACCTCTCCAGTTAGAGCAAGAACAGCATCAGTCCAGGACACACACAAATCTAGTGATGGAACAAAGCCTCAAAAGAAGTTGTTGCATCCCACTAAGGTAGGTGAACAGGACCATACACCCCTGACAACTGGTGTCAACAACGGCTCAACTAAAGAACTTAATAATGAATCATTTTTATCTGAAATTATATCGCCACTCCGTCCTAGTTCTAAGACTATCAAGGCATTATCTCACAGGAAACATTCTATTGATAGTCAAGCAGAAAGGAGAAACCACTCGGAAATACGAACTCACAGAAGCATACTGAATAAGAGTGCGGATGACAAGTTAGACACGTGTGGTACTCAAGTCAAGCCTAGTGTTGTCCGAAGAATACCCGTGTTCAAATCAGTTGACACGGGTCTTAATTCTCAGGAAAAGAAATTAAGTAAAGAAAAAGACAGAGACGAGGATGAGGAGGAGCCTGTCACTGAATGTCATGAGAAAAGAGGGAGATTTTTTGGGCATATCCGCTCCAGATCACATGGAAGTTTCATTATTAAAAGAGACTCTAGTGTTGAAAAGAAAGGCGACAGTAACATAAAGCAGAAGGACAGCACAGGTATATTAAATAAGGACTGGCTCATTCAAAAGAGAAAACCGAAAAGTAATGATAGTTTATTTAATAATCAAGATTCTAAAAGCAATTCAACATTTGAGGGCAAACAGAAAATTGTAGCTAATGTAGTGAGAaatatgaagaataaagaaaaacCAAAAGTGTTTAGAAAGCTAAgtttttcttcaaaaactgagAAAGAAATTAAAAATAAGAAGGAAAAATCCATAACGCCACGTTCAAAAGATAAGAAAATTGGCCGACTTTCTTCGCCAGATAAAGCTGACAacttacagctacaaactgagacAAATGCCAAAGACATTAAGATAGATGGTGAACCTAAATTACTGGTAGACAGTAAACGAAGGTCTAATGCACAGAAAACTTCACCTTTATCAGGAGCAGCAGTAGCCACAGTATCAATTGCAAAAGCTGTTGCAGACGTTGCACTGACAAAATCCGGAGCTGCAACTTCGACGATTGTTGACAGTGGTTCATCACATTCTAGCGGAGACACACTTGTAATTCCTCCTGCAAGACCTCCAAGACGTAGATCTTCTGGTGCTGGTTTGACACCACATAAAAAAGGAAAAGCTCCATCACCACCAAGCCTATCATCACCATCTCCAATTTCACCAAATCAAATTGTAAGCGATAAATCACCAACTAAAAGTTGCACTATTGATGAAATTTTGCAATCATCAGATATAAGCAGCACAGAAATTCCCATAGAGTTTAGATTGACTCCAGATATTAATGGGCATAGGTACACAGAGTCTCCTGATCTCAGTAAATCTTCTGAATCGCTTTTATCATCCCAATCTTTAGAGAAGACCAGAGAAAATTCCCCGATAATGATAAATCAAGATAGCTCACCTTCTTTAAGTAAAAGGTCTGCAATTGCCCATAGTCCTATTCCTGGACCTTTGAGTAACCAAAAATACAATAAAGAGTGGGGAAGCACAGAATTAAAGTGTGAGCTACAATCGGTGCAGTTAGAAACTAATAAAGAAATAGATATATCAACAGAAGACCATAGGCCACACAGAAAAGGTAGAATTACTTCAAAATCCACTGAATGTCTCAGAGAAAAAGTCAATAGTGATGAAATGTTGGAAACTTCTGAAAATACAAAGCCAGAATGTATACCAGTTGGGCCACCCCCTAGGAAGCCGCCAAGAACTTTTGCTTATGACATATATCGAAATGGTAAAACTTCTAATGGTGAAGAAGTTCAGGGGGAGAAAGAGTCTGGTGAAATAAATGAAAATTCTCAAGCTGAAACACCTCCCCCACAACCCATCTATGCTGTTCcattgaagaagaaaaagaacaaTAAAAATTTTACTCCCAAGCCTCCCATCAGAAGTAAAAGTGATTTGACTGACCATGACATTTCTAAACCATCCATTGCTCCTAAGCCTGCCCATATTATCACTAAAGCCAAGAGAGCATCAGTGGTTGACCCTCTTTCTAGTACTGAGAAAGATGAGGAAGCAGCCATAACATCAGAATTTCAAAAGCAAGCACATATTCGCTATAGCCTCAGAAGACCAAagaaaccaccacctgctcctcctccatGCACAGACATAGAGGGAAATGCTACTAATCATTGTGTCAATAGCCCTTGCATCCCTGATGCCACAAGACATGTTCATATAAACCGTAGGTCTTCTTTGAATGACCAAATAAGTCATCTTGGCTTTAAAAATGCCTGGGATGTGAACAGCAACCATAAACAAATGCATGATGAGAATAGCCCTCCAGATTCACTCAAATTAAGAACATCACACTTCGAATCCCTCTCTTCAAGTCAAAGTATTTCTGCCAATGATTACGAGGATATAAAGTCCTTGATCCCAGCTATTAGAGCAACATCTACATGCAACTTAGAAGCAAACTCCACATCATTTGAAGCAGATCAACCACTCTCACTTGGTTACTGCTGTGTGAATACCTCATCTGACATTGCTCATCTCTACCGGAAACGCAGCATGAGTGATGAAACACTATATAAG GGATCAAGACGTGGAGATGAACCAATATATGCGACGCCCATATTCACTTCCACCAAGGGAACTTCTAATCATAACCACCAGAGAGAGCTGCATTACATG gaggaggcagatgCAGGCCGGGATGGAAGCGGACGAAGACACAGGAGGAACAGTACACATGGCAAGGAGAAGATAATGGGGAATGATGTTGCTGATGGAAATAGAGCAAGATCTGGCTTGATTTCAGCGTGGAAGAGAGATTTTCGACAGAGTTGCCGTCAGGTTCAAAATAAAATCAAGAAAACGGTAATCAGATAG